AGATTTCTAGGAACCTTTCTTCCTAATCCAATTAATGTACCAAACAATGTTATTTGCTATCTTGCAAAACAATTAGAGATGGAACCTACAGAAGACATTAAATTTTACCTGGATCGAAAAGCTACTCGATCCGCACATTGCAATGAAATCAAGACGCTTTTTGATTATAAAGATCTCAGCGATATCTGGGGATATCGATTAACTCGCTGGTTATACTCTCAAGCTTGGTATGGTAATGAAAGACCCGGTATTTTATTTGAACGCTGTATATTATGGCTTGTTAACAAAAAAATTATTTTGCCAGGCATTAGTACCTTAACCATTTTAATAGCAAAGGTTCGAGATCGAGCATCAAAGCGATTATGGCAACGACTGACCTTATTGGTGAATAATAATCGTAAAGAACAACTGGAAAATTTATTGCTGACTCCAAAAGGAAGTCGCTACAGTAAACTTGATGAATTAAAAAAGGGGCCTACGCACATCAGTAGCACAGGATTAGTGAAGGCTTTTCGACGTTATCAGTGTATACGTGACTTGGGCATAGGCCAAATAGATATTGGCAATATACCGAAAGCAAAGATTAATCACCTGGCGAGATATGTCACTGTGTCGTGGGCACCGTCGATTGCAAGAATGCCTGATGACAGACGTATTGCTGTATTATTTTCTTTTGCTTATGTTTATGAAATCAAGGCACTGGATGATGCTTTGGATTTGTTGGATATGTTAATCACTGAAATCACCGCGGAGGCAAAACGATTAGGAGAGAGAAAGCGCATTCGTAGTTTGGGTGATTTAGATAAAGCTGCATTGAAGCTGTCTGATTTTGGGGATTTATTTTTAAAACACGAGAAGGACGATAACCTACCCAACGTCATTTACAAAGCCATTTCCAGAGATATTATTACGAATGCTGTAGAAGTCATTCGACAGATTGCAAAACCGAATCATGATAAATATTATGATGAGTTGCTTGAGCAGTACAAAACTGTACGCAGGTTCTTACCAATCTTACTCAATACTGTCAAATTTCAAACTACTAAAGAAGGAAAGCCAGTACAAGCTGCTATAGAATTTTTAGCGGCTATGGAGGGTAAACGTAAACCTTCATTTCAAAATGCACCCCTCGAAATTGTAAATTCTGGTTGGCGAAATATTGTTATCAAAGCCAAAACCAAAGAAATCGATAGGCCAGGTTATACCTTATGTGCCATGGATCATTTACAAGCTAATATGCGCAGCCGTGATATACATGTTGTGAATAGTGAGCGCTGGTGCGATCCGCGCGCTAAATTATTAAAGGGGTTAGCCTGGGAGCAATATAAGATCCCTGTATGCCGATCACTAAATCTATGTATAGATTTTGATGAAGCATTTGAGCATTTGTCTATAAAATTGGAGAATTCCTATCAGGATGTGATTGAAAGATTATCCAAAAATGATGCAGTTGAGATCGTTAAAAACAATAAGGGTAAAGACAGGATCAAATTATCCAGATTAGAAAAATTGGATGAACCTGAAAGCCTGAAAATGTTAAAGGATAAAGTGGATAGCTTGATGCCTCGGATTGATTTTCCAGAACTATTGCTCGAAGTCGACCACATGTCAGATTTTACTGATGAATGTACCCATATTAGTGATAATAATTCACGGGTTTCTGGAATTGAGGTTTCATTATGCGCGGTAATCATGGCGGAAGCGTGTAATATTGGGCTTGAACCATTAATTGATGAATACAGTCCGCAACTAACACGGAATCGATTAAGTTGGGTGCAGCAAAATTGCATTCGCGCAGAAACTATTGCCAGATCCAATGCACGACTAGTGGATATCCACTCTCAGCAGCCTCTTGCAAAAAAAATGGGCACAGGTAATATTGCCTCAGCTGATGGCATCAGATTTTCTTGCGCGGTAAAAACAGTGAACTCGGGACCTAATAAAAAATATTATGGACCAAAACGAGGATTAACCTATTACAATTTTATATCGGATCAAAGTACAGGATTTCATGGAATTGTCATCACAGGCACCTTGCGTGATTCGCTTTACCTACTGGATGGGATGCAAGATCAACAAACAAGTCTTGATATTAAAGAGATCATGACAGATACCGCTGGTGCGAGTGAAATAATCTTT
This DNA window, taken from Legionella donaldsonii, encodes the following:
- a CDS encoding Tn3 family transposase; this translates as MPVDFLTDEQYQSYARYPDKLSQEQLDKYFYLDDKDRELINTCRRDYNKLGYALQLTTIRFLGTFLPNPINVPNNVICYLAKQLEMEPTEDIKFYLDRKATRSAHCNEIKTLFDYKDLSDIWGYRLTRWLYSQAWYGNERPGILFERCILWLVNKKIILPGISTLTILIAKVRDRASKRLWQRLTLLVNNNRKEQLENLLLTPKGSRYSKLDELKKGPTHISSTGLVKAFRRYQCIRDLGIGQIDIGNIPKAKINHLARYVTVSWAPSIARMPDDRRIAVLFSFAYVYEIKALDDALDLLDMLITEITAEAKRLGERKRIRSLGDLDKAALKLSDFGDLFLKHEKDDNLPNVIYKAISRDIITNAVEVIRQIAKPNHDKYYDELLEQYKTVRRFLPILLNTVKFQTTKEGKPVQAAIEFLAAMEGKRKPSFQNAPLEIVNSGWRNIVIKAKTKEIDRPGYTLCAMDHLQANMRSRDIHVVNSERWCDPRAKLLKGLAWEQYKIPVCRSLNLCIDFDEAFEHLSIKLENSYQDVIERLSKNDAVEIVKNNKGKDRIKLSRLEKLDEPESLKMLKDKVDSLMPRIDFPELLLEVDHMSDFTDECTHISDNNSRVSGIEVSLCAVIMAEACNIGLEPLIDEYSPQLTRNRLSWVQQNCIRAETIARSNARLVDIHSQQPLAKKMGTGNIASADGIRFSCAVKTVNSGPNKKYYGPKRGLTYYNFISDQSTGFHGIVITGTLRDSLYLLDGMQDQQTSLDIKEIMTDTAGASEIIFALFWLLGYQFSPRIADVGGARFWRINPKADYGSLNDISNHKISENSMRKHWEDILRVAASLKLGHVSASDLIRSLFRKNRPSGLAKALMNLGRIIKTLYLLNYIDSEEYRRHILGQLNKGESRHSLARTVYHGRRGEIYEKYREGQEDQLNALGLATNAIVLWNTVYMQAALDYLRAQGEVIKEEDEARLSPLGRKHINFLGHFSFMLPKFVAEGQLRSLNTSNVTEKLDLA